From one Bordetella genomosp. 9 genomic stretch:
- a CDS encoding ABC transporter ATP-binding protein: protein MTVAASSAADTGFLDVRFDGVEKRFAQTVALHRLDLDIERGTFFSLLGPSGCGKTTTLRLIAGFEQPTSGDVYIRGKRVTGVPAHKRNFGMVFQSFALFPHLTVAQNVAFGLKMRRVDSASVARRVNGALELVALGGYGERYPRQLSGGQQQRVALARAIVFEPDVLLLDEPLSALDKLLREQMQVELRQLQRRLGTTTVFVTHDQEEALTMSDRVAVMKDGRIQQAGAPRDIYERPATEFVATFLGASNILRGRVRDRVGDKLVVGLGGTVMTVDPPTVNGQPQGPALSVGDEIRLALRPEKLRLDTQGKLAATLKEVVYRGAQTHLYMETEGGPLAAHLPNSSVAPMNLAPGAVVRLAWDDASVVALSASAASDGAQDATGLAPGSVAGKPARGGQP from the coding sequence GTGACTGTGGCGGCAAGTTCGGCGGCGGATACCGGCTTCCTGGATGTGCGTTTCGATGGTGTGGAGAAGCGCTTCGCACAGACGGTCGCGTTGCATCGCCTGGACCTGGACATCGAACGCGGCACCTTCTTTTCCTTGCTGGGGCCCAGCGGTTGCGGCAAGACGACCACGCTGCGGCTGATCGCGGGTTTCGAGCAGCCGACGAGCGGCGACGTGTACATACGCGGCAAGCGTGTGACGGGCGTGCCGGCCCACAAGCGCAACTTCGGCATGGTGTTCCAGAGTTTCGCCTTGTTCCCGCACCTGACCGTGGCGCAGAATGTGGCGTTCGGCCTGAAGATGCGCCGCGTCGACTCGGCCAGCGTCGCGCGGCGCGTGAACGGCGCGCTGGAGCTGGTGGCCCTGGGCGGCTACGGCGAACGCTATCCCCGGCAATTGTCCGGCGGACAGCAGCAGCGCGTGGCGCTGGCGCGCGCGATCGTGTTCGAGCCGGACGTGCTGTTGCTGGACGAGCCGCTGTCGGCCTTGGACAAGCTGCTGCGCGAACAGATGCAGGTGGAACTGCGGCAGCTGCAGCGCCGCCTGGGCACCACGACGGTGTTCGTCACGCATGACCAGGAAGAAGCCCTGACCATGTCGGACCGCGTGGCGGTGATGAAGGACGGGCGCATCCAGCAGGCGGGAGCGCCGCGCGATATCTACGAGCGGCCGGCAACGGAGTTCGTGGCGACCTTCCTGGGCGCCAGCAATATCCTGCGCGGGCGGGTGCGCGATCGGGTGGGCGACAAGCTGGTGGTCGGCCTGGGCGGTACCGTGATGACGGTGGATCCGCCCACGGTGAACGGACAGCCGCAAGGTCCCGCGCTGTCCGTGGGCGACGAGATCAGGCTGGCCCTGCGCCCCGAGAAGCTGCGGCTGGATACGCAAGGCAAGCTCGCCGCGACGCTGAAGGAGGTGGTGTATCGCGGTGCGCAGACGCATCTGTACATGGAGACCGAGGGCGGGCCGCTTGCCGCGCACCTGCCTAACAGCAGCGTGGCGCCGATGAACCTGGCGCCGGGAGCCGTGGTGCGGCTGGCCTGGGACGATGCCAGCGTGGTGGCATTGTCCGCCTCCGCCGCCAGCGATGGCGCGCAGGATGCCACGGGCCTGGCTCCGGGGTCGGTCGCGGGCAAGCCGGCGCGGGGCGGGCAGCCATGA
- a CDS encoding arylsulfatase — MSKKPNILFFHVDNLGMGELGCYGGGKLRGADTKRIDAFCKEGTKLTHYVVEPQCTPTRSALMTGRYPIRSGNHTIALGGNGGGLVTWEVTIAELLAKGGYKSSCLGKWHIGAEEGRFPTDHGFDEWYGPLRTYDECMWLEDPHYVPERDGYSHMHEGYKDKGTRALLDEQLTMETKKTCDLEYQRRGIDFMQRCVRDDEPFFLYFNHSLMHFPMSPRDEFVGKSTNGDWGDCLLMLDHDFGVLLDELDRLGVADDTIVILCGDNGAEDHLAGRGTGGFFDGSYFSSAEGGIRTPLLARWPGRIPAGVESNEMVHVTDMFTTLLKFAGSDIPQDRIVDGRDQTAFFLGEQQESNRDHCMVWLKDELHAVKWKDFKINFKRQQHFHDPELPLGFARITHLQEDPKEREAVNQRYVRWWVMQHAHRVVREFEESVNREELIPPGSPLDFVPKSEVRS; from the coding sequence ATGAGCAAGAAACCAAACATCCTGTTCTTTCACGTCGATAATCTCGGCATGGGCGAACTCGGGTGCTATGGCGGCGGGAAACTGCGCGGCGCGGACACCAAGCGCATCGACGCGTTCTGCAAGGAGGGCACCAAACTGACCCATTACGTGGTGGAGCCGCAGTGCACGCCGACGCGCTCCGCGCTGATGACCGGCCGCTACCCGATCCGCTCCGGCAACCATACGATCGCGCTGGGCGGCAATGGCGGCGGCCTGGTGACCTGGGAAGTCACCATCGCGGAATTGCTGGCCAAGGGCGGATACAAGTCCTCGTGCCTGGGCAAGTGGCACATCGGCGCGGAAGAGGGCCGCTTTCCCACCGATCACGGTTTTGACGAATGGTACGGGCCGCTGCGCACGTACGACGAATGCATGTGGCTGGAAGACCCGCACTACGTTCCCGAGCGTGACGGCTATTCGCACATGCACGAAGGCTACAAGGACAAGGGCACCCGCGCACTGCTGGACGAGCAGCTGACGATGGAAACCAAGAAGACCTGCGACCTGGAATACCAGCGGCGCGGCATCGATTTCATGCAGCGCTGCGTGCGCGACGATGAACCGTTCTTCCTGTATTTCAACCATTCTCTGATGCACTTCCCGATGTCGCCGCGCGACGAGTTCGTCGGCAAGAGCACCAACGGCGACTGGGGCGACTGCCTGCTGATGCTGGATCACGACTTCGGCGTGCTGCTGGACGAACTGGACCGGCTGGGCGTGGCGGACGACACCATCGTCATCCTGTGCGGCGACAACGGCGCCGAGGACCACCTGGCCGGCCGCGGGACCGGCGGCTTCTTCGACGGTTCCTATTTCAGTTCGGCCGAAGGCGGCATCCGCACGCCGCTGCTGGCCCGCTGGCCCGGCCGCATTCCCGCGGGCGTCGAAAGCAATGAAATGGTGCACGTCACGGATATGTTCACGACGCTGCTGAAGTTCGCGGGCAGCGACATTCCCCAGGACCGCATCGTCGATGGCAGGGACCAGACGGCGTTCTTCCTGGGCGAGCAGCAGGAATCGAACCGGGATCATTGCATGGTCTGGCTGAAGGACGAACTGCACGCCGTGAAGTGGAAGGATTTCAAGATCAACTTCAAGCGCCAGCAGCATTTCCATGATCCCGAACTGCCGCTGGGTTTCGCGCGCATCACCCACCTGCAGGAAGACCCGAAGGAACGCGAGGCGGTCAACCAGCGCTACGTGCGCTGGTGGGTCATGCAGCATGCCCATCGCGTCGTCCGGGAGTTCGAGGAAAGCGTCAACCGCGAAGAGCTGATCCCGCCGGGTTCGCCGCTGGACTTCGTGCCCAAATCAGAAGTGCGGAGCTAA
- a CDS encoding pentapeptide MXKDX repeat protein gives MNKLSKAALGICMAIGAHAAFAADTTGTDTMGKGSAMSHDSMSKSGAMSKDSMGKDAMGKKGDAMQKDGMSKSGAMSHDSMGKSGSMSKPSMDKSGAMGKDSMSK, from the coding sequence ATGAACAAACTTTCCAAAGCGGCCCTTGGCATCTGCATGGCCATCGGCGCCCACGCTGCGTTCGCGGCCGATACGACCGGCACCGACACGATGGGCAAAGGCAGTGCGATGAGCCATGATTCCATGAGCAAGAGCGGCGCCATGTCCAAGGACTCCATGGGCAAGGACGCCATGGGCAAGAAGGGCGACGCCATGCAGAAGGACGGCATGAGCAAGAGCGGCGCGATGAGCCACGACTCGATGGGCAAGAGCGGCAGCATGTCCAAGCCCAGCATGGACAAGTCCGGTGCCATGGGCAAGGACTCGATGTCGAAGTAA
- a CDS encoding formylglycine-generating enzyme family protein, producing MNAPMTDASVQKRACCRASGQGTPRSPAEQPSATEGMVWIGGRDFTMGSDVFYREERPARRVTAPDFWMDIHPVTNAQFRAFVDATGYRTLAELAPDPALYPDADPDLLVAGSLVFTQPAAPVPLRDHRLWWAYVPGANWRHPQGPDSDLAGLEDHPVVHVSFADASAYAAWAGKALPTEIEWEFAARGGLDGAAYPWGDEFAPDGRHMANTWQGEFPWQNSAADGYERTSPVKSFPANGYGLFDVAGNVWEWTTTPYGSPPGVADTKSCCIPASATSNPDARQVVKGGSHLCAPSYCLRFRPAARQGQTLDTSTSHIGFRCILRP from the coding sequence ATGAACGCGCCGATGACCGACGCTTCCGTCCAGAAACGTGCGTGCTGCCGCGCGTCGGGGCAGGGCACGCCGCGGTCCCCCGCCGAGCAGCCGTCCGCCACCGAAGGCATGGTGTGGATAGGCGGACGCGATTTCACGATGGGATCCGACGTCTTCTACCGGGAAGAACGACCGGCACGGCGCGTGACCGCTCCCGACTTCTGGATGGACATCCATCCCGTGACGAACGCGCAGTTCCGGGCGTTCGTCGACGCCACGGGCTACCGCACGCTGGCCGAACTGGCGCCCGATCCCGCGCTGTATCCGGACGCGGACCCTGACCTGCTGGTGGCCGGCTCGCTGGTGTTCACGCAACCGGCCGCCCCGGTCCCGCTGCGGGATCACCGCCTGTGGTGGGCCTACGTGCCTGGCGCGAACTGGCGGCATCCACAGGGGCCGGACAGCGACCTGGCGGGCCTGGAGGATCATCCCGTGGTGCATGTGTCTTTCGCCGATGCCAGCGCCTATGCGGCTTGGGCGGGCAAGGCGTTGCCCACCGAGATCGAATGGGAATTCGCCGCCCGCGGCGGGCTGGACGGCGCCGCGTACCCGTGGGGAGACGAGTTCGCCCCGGACGGGCGGCACATGGCGAATACCTGGCAGGGGGAGTTTCCGTGGCAGAATTCGGCCGCCGATGGCTATGAACGGACGTCGCCGGTGAAGTCCTTTCCGGCCAACGGGTATGGGCTGTTCGATGTGGCGGGCAATGTGTGGGAGTGGACGACGACTCCGTACGGCAGCCCGCCGGGCGTGGCGGACACCAAGTCCTGCTGCATACCGGCTTCCGCCACGAGCAACCCCGACGCCCGCCAGGTGGTCAAGGGAGGATCCCATCTGTGCGCGCCCAGCTATTGCCTGCGCTTCCGGCCGGCGGCGCGCCAGGGCCAGACGCTGGACACGTCCACCAGCCATATCGGTTTCCGCTGCATCCTGCGGCCATGA
- a CDS encoding ABC transporter substrate-binding protein has translation MQRREFLKSSAIAAMGMSAVGRFSLAQAQSTGTLAEMTWGGLWGNGMAQYIDGPFAKQTGWTITQDRGPTPIERVTKLKINLSNQPYDLVQLHDGVVPLAESQGVLETLDPASPNLPFLKSIPDRFKRPGWVAMIYSALGIVYNPKEVKNPPKSYADLWNPEFKGRIVLPEITHSIGPYIIPIGAMAAGKDQKDEKAGFDMLRKMVKLDPIWAKDTDTIMSSLQTGEAVVGLLYKSQTYTVREKGGQAEWVFPAEGAISYLAGTGIAKGTKHKDLAEKYINMTLDPEHQAWVAKVFNYAGTNPAMLKLLPPELQERVQFTDAQVSRIIDLDQAFISARRGDWTDQWNRVINGA, from the coding sequence ATGCAGCGCCGTGAATTCTTGAAGTCATCCGCCATCGCGGCCATGGGGATGTCCGCCGTCGGCCGGTTTTCGCTGGCGCAGGCGCAGTCGACCGGCACGCTGGCCGAGATGACCTGGGGCGGGCTCTGGGGCAACGGGATGGCGCAGTACATCGACGGGCCGTTCGCCAAGCAGACGGGCTGGACGATCACGCAGGACCGCGGCCCCACGCCCATCGAGCGCGTGACCAAGCTGAAGATCAACCTGTCGAACCAACCCTACGACCTGGTGCAGCTGCATGACGGCGTGGTGCCCCTGGCGGAATCGCAAGGCGTGCTCGAAACGCTGGATCCCGCGTCGCCGAACTTGCCTTTCCTGAAATCCATTCCGGACCGCTTCAAGCGCCCGGGCTGGGTCGCGATGATCTATTCGGCGCTGGGCATCGTCTACAACCCGAAGGAAGTAAAGAACCCCCCCAAGAGCTATGCCGATCTGTGGAACCCCGAGTTCAAGGGCCGCATCGTGCTGCCCGAGATCACGCATTCGATCGGCCCGTACATCATTCCGATCGGCGCCATGGCGGCGGGCAAGGACCAGAAGGACGAGAAGGCCGGCTTCGACATGCTGCGCAAGATGGTCAAGCTGGATCCGATCTGGGCCAAGGACACGGACACGATCATGAGTTCGCTGCAGACCGGGGAAGCCGTGGTCGGCCTGCTGTACAAGTCGCAGACCTATACGGTGCGAGAGAAGGGCGGCCAGGCGGAGTGGGTGTTCCCCGCGGAAGGCGCCATCTCCTACCTGGCGGGCACCGGCATCGCCAAGGGCACGAAGCACAAGGATCTGGCCGAGAAGTACATCAACATGACGCTGGATCCCGAGCACCAGGCCTGGGTGGCGAAGGTGTTCAACTACGCCGGCACCAATCCGGCCATGCTGAAGCTGCTGCCGCCGGAGCTGCAGGAGCGCGTGCAGTTCACCGATGCGCAGGTGTCGCGCATCATCGACCTGGACCAGGCCTTCATTTCCGCGCGGCGCGGGGATTGGACCGACCAGTGGAACCGCGTCATCAACGGCGCCTGA
- a CDS encoding ABC transporter permease has product MSVGRFLLRLVTGIALVLILGPILVILLFAFSSADSLVFPPPGFSLRWFEAFFTIPEMRQAFVLSLWLAFVSATLAGLLGLLAAVYASRRSGWLANVLQMLFMAPLVFPTIILGLALLLLYRTMGVSILPGLLIAHVVVCLPYAFRTIVAALQSFDTALEEAGQSLGAGPVKSFLLITMPIIWPALLSGWLFAFIVSFGELNAALFLTGPGIVTLPIEIFSYLQFQGSQLVVAAASALQVLMIVLILVLAERIVGARRIVER; this is encoded by the coding sequence ATGAGCGTGGGCCGTTTCCTGTTGCGCCTGGTGACCGGGATCGCGCTGGTGCTCATCCTGGGCCCGATCCTGGTGATCCTGCTGTTCGCCTTCAGCTCGGCGGACTCGCTGGTTTTTCCGCCACCGGGATTCTCGCTGCGCTGGTTCGAAGCGTTCTTCACGATACCCGAGATGCGGCAGGCCTTCGTGTTGAGCCTGTGGCTGGCATTCGTGTCCGCCACCTTGGCGGGCCTGCTGGGCTTGCTGGCCGCCGTCTACGCGTCGCGGCGCAGCGGTTGGCTGGCCAACGTGCTGCAGATGCTGTTCATGGCGCCACTGGTATTTCCGACCATCATCCTGGGCCTGGCGCTGTTGCTGCTGTATCGGACGATGGGCGTCTCGATATTGCCTGGCTTGCTGATCGCCCACGTCGTGGTGTGCCTGCCTTACGCGTTCCGCACCATCGTGGCGGCCTTGCAGTCCTTCGACACCGCGCTGGAGGAAGCAGGGCAGAGCCTGGGGGCAGGGCCGGTGAAGTCGTTTCTATTGATCACCATGCCCATCATCTGGCCCGCGCTGCTGTCGGGCTGGCTGTTCGCCTTCATCGTGTCGTTCGGTGAACTGAACGCCGCGCTGTTCCTGACCGGGCCGGGTATCGTGACCTTGCCGATCGAGATATTCAGCTATCTGCAATTCCAGGGCAGCCAGTTGGTCGTCGCCGCGGCGTCCGCGTTGCAGGTATTGATGATCGTGTTGATCCTGGTGCTCGCGGAACGCATCGTGGGGGCGCGCCGCATCGTGGAGCGGTGA
- a CDS encoding SulP family inorganic anion transporter: MTNPVDGSNTLPDQPGIPVASPPSSFTREILAGVVTSLALIPEVISFSFISGVEPRAALFASVVLLVVTSLFGGRPAMVTAAAGSVALVVGPMVNAHGTGYILPAVLLAGLIQVAFGLLGLARIARFIPRSVMLGFVNALGILIFCAQVPHIIDKPGPVYILFAITVLIVLVAPRFSRVVPSPLIAIVVATGLAISLHWSVPTVGAGDAAGGGLPGLTAWTVPFDLQTLKIVWQTALSVAFVGLLETLLTAKLVDEMTDTRSRKSKESWALGLGNLCAGAFGGIAGCAMIGQTVVNVGIGGARTRFSTLAAAGTLLLLITVLSAVMARIPMVALAAVMMVVAVKTVDWHSVRPATLKRMPWMETSVMVLSVVLTVYTGNLALGVVGGVLLATVLFARRAAHVIRTTRTVSADGGSVCYEVHGPLFFGSSNDLVERFLYAADPRDVTIDFSKSQILDASTVAALDAVEVKYRQHGTVVRFTGLDETSRAFHARLSGNLNVS, translated from the coding sequence ATGACAAATCCTGTTGACGGGAGCAATACCTTGCCGGACCAGCCCGGCATTCCGGTGGCTTCGCCGCCAAGCAGTTTCACGCGGGAGATCCTGGCCGGCGTGGTCACGAGCCTTGCGCTGATACCCGAAGTCATCTCGTTTTCATTCATCTCCGGCGTGGAGCCGCGCGCCGCCTTGTTCGCCTCGGTGGTGCTGCTGGTTGTCACGTCCCTGTTCGGCGGGCGCCCGGCGATGGTCACCGCCGCCGCCGGTTCGGTCGCGCTGGTCGTCGGTCCGATGGTGAACGCGCATGGTACGGGCTACATCCTGCCTGCGGTCCTGCTGGCGGGGCTGATCCAGGTGGCGTTTGGCCTGCTGGGGCTGGCGCGGATCGCGCGCTTCATCCCGCGCTCGGTGATGCTGGGCTTCGTCAATGCATTGGGGATACTCATCTTCTGTGCGCAGGTCCCCCATATCATCGACAAGCCCGGTCCGGTCTACATACTGTTTGCCATCACCGTGCTGATCGTGCTGGTCGCGCCGCGCTTCAGCCGTGTCGTGCCATCGCCGCTGATCGCGATCGTCGTGGCAACCGGGCTGGCCATTTCCCTGCACTGGAGCGTCCCCACGGTCGGAGCGGGCGATGCCGCCGGCGGCGGACTGCCGGGATTGACGGCCTGGACGGTTCCCTTCGACCTGCAGACCTTGAAGATCGTCTGGCAGACCGCGCTCAGCGTGGCCTTCGTGGGGCTGCTCGAAACTTTGCTGACGGCGAAGCTGGTCGACGAAATGACCGATACCCGTTCGCGCAAGTCCAAGGAATCGTGGGCGCTGGGGCTGGGCAATCTGTGCGCGGGAGCCTTCGGCGGTATCGCCGGTTGCGCCATGATCGGCCAGACGGTGGTCAATGTCGGCATCGGCGGCGCGCGTACCCGGTTCTCGACGCTGGCGGCCGCCGGCACGCTGCTGTTGCTGATCACCGTGTTGAGCGCCGTAATGGCGCGCATCCCGATGGTGGCCCTGGCCGCGGTCATGATGGTGGTGGCCGTGAAAACGGTGGACTGGCACAGCGTGCGGCCGGCCACGCTCAAGCGCATGCCGTGGATGGAGACGTCGGTGATGGTGCTGTCCGTCGTGCTCACCGTGTATACGGGCAATCTGGCGCTGGGGGTGGTCGGCGGCGTGCTGCTGGCGACCGTGTTGTTCGCGCGGCGCGCGGCGCACGTCATCCGCACGACGCGCACGGTCAGCGCGGATGGCGGCAGCGTATGCTACGAAGTCCATGGCCCGCTGTTCTTCGGCAGCAGCAACGACCTGGTGGAACGCTTCCTGTACGCGGCCGACCCGCGCGACGTGACGATAGACTTCTCCAAGTCGCAGATCCTGGATGCGTCGACGGTGGCGGCGCTCGATGCCGTCGAGGTGAAGTACCGGCAGCACGGCACGGTCGTGCGCTTCACGGGCCTGGACGAAACCAGCCGCGCTTTCCACGCCAGGCTCAGCGGAAATCTGAACGTCAGTTGA
- a CDS encoding ABC transporter permease, which translates to MNGARIAGMPGGDDGHGRPVARRLVPRAGLMWAVAAPPVLLLLVFFVLPLGYLLFVSFMTNSQASLYDLQPTLRNYVEIATDPFYLLIIQRTLLATGVVLLACLLLGYPVALYASRLSPRGRMVMLLLMMFPLMVSNVVRAYGWVSILGRTGILSVTLRETGLTDRPIQFLYSFEAVVIGLLTILLPFMIVSITNSLTAIDQRYTEAAQSLGAGPWQTFFRVTLPLSSPGVTSGLMLVTFLMLSAYVSIALLGGPRFKLLVSLVFDSASTFRWPRAAALSFVLLLMALVIAAVIQAVIRPQRVQGRGT; encoded by the coding sequence ATGAACGGCGCCCGTATCGCCGGCATGCCGGGCGGCGACGACGGCCACGGCCGTCCGGTGGCGCGGCGATTGGTGCCGCGCGCGGGACTGATGTGGGCGGTTGCCGCGCCGCCGGTATTGCTGCTGCTGGTGTTCTTCGTCCTGCCGCTGGGTTACCTGCTGTTCGTGAGCTTCATGACGAATTCGCAGGCGTCCTTGTACGATCTGCAGCCGACCTTGCGCAACTACGTCGAAATCGCCACCGATCCGTTCTACCTGCTGATCATCCAGCGCACGCTGCTCGCCACGGGCGTGGTGCTGCTGGCGTGCCTGCTGCTGGGTTATCCGGTGGCGCTGTACGCGTCGCGCCTGTCGCCGCGCGGCCGCATGGTGATGCTGCTGTTGATGATGTTCCCGCTGATGGTCAGCAACGTGGTGCGGGCGTACGGCTGGGTCAGCATACTGGGGCGTACGGGCATTCTCAGCGTCACGCTGCGCGAGACGGGCCTGACCGACCGGCCCATCCAGTTCCTGTATTCCTTCGAGGCCGTGGTCATCGGCCTGCTGACGATACTGCTGCCGTTCATGATCGTGTCGATCACGAATTCGCTGACGGCGATCGACCAGCGTTATACCGAGGCCGCGCAATCGCTGGGCGCGGGACCATGGCAGACGTTTTTCCGCGTCACGCTGCCGCTGTCCAGTCCCGGGGTGACGTCAGGATTGATGCTGGTGACCTTCCTGATGCTCAGCGCCTATGTGAGCATCGCGCTGCTGGGCGGACCGCGCTTCAAGCTGCTGGTGAGCCTGGTGTTCGATAGCGCGTCCACGTTCCGCTGGCCGCGGGCGGCAGCATTGTCCTTCGTGCTGCTGTTGATGGCGTTGGTCATCGCGGCGGTCATCCAGGCGGTGATACGGCCGCAGCGGGTGCAGGGGAGGGGGACATGA
- a CDS encoding ABC transporter ATP-binding protein translates to MNQPDKGSIECRDIAVVFGSGDAQTEAVRDVSLTVAPHEFVSLIGPSGCGKSTLLSIVAGFTQPTRGTATLDGVRIRKPGAERGVVFQQYSLFPWLRVRQNVEFGLKMAGVHRSRREATARTLLGLAGLLAFENHYPDQLSGGMKQRIGIVRALAANPRVLLMDEPFGALDTQTRTVMQEILTNMWQRFRLSVLFITHDIEEAVFLSDRIYVMTARPGRIKAEIAVLLPRPRTAEMFDTPEFVGLVHRLKGLIREESLAAMGPELKAGGIEGFSMEMGPNGVNEML, encoded by the coding sequence ATGAACCAGCCGGACAAGGGCAGTATCGAGTGCCGCGACATCGCCGTGGTCTTCGGATCGGGAGACGCACAGACCGAAGCCGTCCGCGATGTGTCGCTGACGGTCGCCCCGCACGAGTTCGTGTCGCTGATCGGCCCCTCGGGATGCGGCAAGTCCACGTTGCTGAGCATCGTCGCCGGCTTTACCCAGCCCACCCGCGGCACCGCCACGCTGGACGGCGTCAGGATCAGGAAGCCAGGCGCGGAGCGCGGGGTGGTGTTCCAGCAGTATTCGCTGTTCCCCTGGCTGCGCGTGCGCCAGAACGTGGAGTTCGGCCTGAAGATGGCCGGCGTGCACCGCAGCCGCCGCGAGGCCACGGCGCGGACGCTGCTGGGCCTGGCAGGCTTGCTGGCGTTCGAGAACCACTACCCGGACCAGCTGTCGGGCGGCATGAAGCAGCGCATCGGCATCGTGCGCGCCCTGGCGGCCAACCCGCGGGTGTTGCTCATGGACGAGCCGTTCGGCGCGCTGGACACGCAGACGCGCACCGTCATGCAGGAAATCCTCACCAATATGTGGCAGCGATTCCGCCTGTCCGTGCTGTTCATCACGCACGACATCGAGGAAGCCGTCTTCCTGTCCGACCGCATCTACGTGATGACGGCGCGGCCGGGCCGCATCAAGGCGGAGATCGCCGTTCTCCTGCCGCGGCCGCGCACGGCCGAGATGTTCGACACGCCCGAGTTCGTCGGGCTGGTGCATCGGCTCAAGGGCTTGATACGCGAGGAATCGCTGGCCGCGATGGGACCCGAACTGAAAGCGGGCGGCATCGAAGGCTTCAGCATGGAGATGGGCCCGAACGGCGTCAACGAGATGCTGTAG
- a CDS encoding ABC transporter permease: MAHSFDMNVRDARDDIGSSASPALSSRMPSESRPSEPRPAGQAGVQSPAAGPRERRRAAPAVAARARAIAVRLVLPAVSIGILLLVWYLGTRYRVEFYVRFKNVPTPMDVLREATNVVGTNAYAVNVLNSLRRILVGFVVALVFGVGLGLLIGRYGAVRRLFMPGLEVLRPIPAIAWVPMSIMLWPTTESSIAFITFIGAFYPILLNTVDGVESLDGVLLRAGRCLGASEARLFWYVILPGVMPNIFTGLAVGMGVAWVSLIAAEMISGQYGVGYYTWEAYSLVNYPAIVLGMITIGALGLLCSGAIRLIGRALMPWLAYAKGARK; this comes from the coding sequence ATGGCGCACTCCTTCGACATGAATGTCCGCGACGCCCGCGACGACATCGGTTCGTCGGCCAGTCCGGCACTGTCTTCGCGCATGCCATCCGAGTCGCGGCCATCGGAGCCGCGACCTGCCGGCCAGGCCGGCGTTCAGTCGCCGGCCGCCGGGCCCCGCGAGCGCCGCCGCGCGGCGCCGGCCGTCGCGGCCAGGGCGCGCGCGATCGCCGTCAGGCTGGTGCTGCCGGCCGTGTCCATCGGGATCCTGCTGCTGGTGTGGTACCTGGGCACGCGCTACCGCGTGGAGTTCTATGTGCGGTTCAAGAATGTCCCGACGCCCATGGATGTCCTGCGGGAAGCCACGAACGTGGTGGGGACGAACGCATACGCGGTCAACGTCCTGAACAGCCTGCGGCGCATCCTGGTGGGATTCGTGGTCGCGCTGGTGTTCGGCGTCGGCTTGGGCTTGCTGATCGGCCGCTATGGCGCCGTCCGGCGGCTCTTCATGCCCGGGCTGGAAGTGCTGCGGCCCATCCCGGCGATCGCCTGGGTGCCCATGTCCATCATGCTGTGGCCGACGACCGAATCCTCCATCGCGTTCATCACCTTCATCGGCGCTTTCTACCCGATCCTGCTGAACACGGTGGACGGCGTGGAGTCGCTCGACGGCGTATTGCTGCGCGCCGGCCGGTGCCTGGGCGCCAGCGAAGCCAGGCTGTTCTGGTACGTGATCCTGCCCGGCGTCATGCCGAACATCTTCACCGGCCTGGCCGTGGGCATGGGCGTGGCCTGGGTCTCGCTGATCGCCGCGGAGATGATCTCCGGCCAGTACGGCGTGGGCTACTACACATGGGAAGCCTATTCGCTCGTCAACTACCCAGCCATCGTGCTCGGCATGATCACCATCGGCGCGCTGGGCCTGCTGTGCAGCGGCGCGATCCGGCTGATCGGACGGGCCTTGATGCCGTGGCTTGCATACGCCAAGGGGGCCCGCAAATGA